AAAAGGAAAAGCACAAGTATTTGAGGAAGGAAGGAAAGAACCGATCCGATACCTGCAAAAATACCGTCGATAACAAGTCCCATTGCCCAGTCTGAGGCGCCTACACCTTCAAGAAGGGCAACCATGCCCTCAGTAGCGATTTCAACAATAGTTTCCGTAAGGCCTTGCAAGAAAACGCCGGGGCTGTTTATTCCCAGGAAAAGAAAGTCCTCGGAGAAGGTGGTATGGAAAACAACCCACATAAAAACAAGGAATATGGGAATACCCAAATATTTATGAGTAAGGATTTTATCTACCTTGTCAGAAACGGATTCTTCTGTTGCGGAACTGCTTCTTTTAAGAAGCGGGCTTAAGTTTTTCGTTATGTATTTATATCTTAAATCTGCAACGATTGCTTCACAGTCGTCCATCTGGCCGACGGAAGCAACTTCTTTCTGAACTGAGGAAAGCTCTGAGTTATTTACCATAGAGCCTAATTTTTTAACAACCTCTTTATCGTTATCCACAAGCTTAATTGCGTAAAAAAGCTTATTGTCAACAGGCTTTTGTTCAAGCGCATGGAGCATTGTTTCTATAGCGGGATAAATAGGAGAATCCTTTAATATGGTTTTAGGCTCTCTTTTTTGCTTCGAAACTTCAACCACTTTTTTCATGAGGTTATCGATGCCCTTATTTGTAGAAGCGGAAATAGGCACTACCGGAACCCCCAGCTTTTGCTCAAGCTTGGCAATATCTAAGGCGTCATGATTTTTTTCTATAACGTCTATCATATTAAGAGCGATTACCATAGGGCATTCTGTTTCCATAACCTGAGAGGTGAAATATAAGTTTCTCTCAAGATTTGTTGCATCGACGATGTTAATCACTACATCGGGTTTTTGGTCAAGCAAATAGTCTCTTGCGATAACTTCTTCCGGCGAATAAGGTGATAAAGAATATATACCTGGAAGGTCTACAACGGTTATATTCTCTTCTTTCATTTTAGTATATTTGCCTTCTTTGCTTTCAACAGTAACGCCGGGCCAGTTTCCTACTCTTGCAGTGCTTCCAGTAAGCTGA
This is a stretch of genomic DNA from Anaeropeptidivorans aminofermentans. It encodes these proteins:
- the feoB gene encoding ferrous iron transport protein B, producing the protein MSIKVAIAGNPNSGKTTLFNQLTGSTARVGNWPGVTVESKEGKYTKMKEENITVVDLPGIYSLSPYSPEEVIARDYLLDQKPDVVINIVDATNLERNLYFTSQVMETECPMVIALNMIDVIEKNHDALDIAKLEQKLGVPVVPISASTNKGIDNLMKKVVEVSKQKREPKTILKDSPIYPAIETMLHALEQKPVDNKLFYAIKLVDNDKEVVKKLGSMVNNSELSSVQKEVASVGQMDDCEAIVADLRYKYITKNLSPLLKRSSSATEESVSDKVDKILTHKYLGIPIFLVFMWVVFHTTFSEDFLFLGINSPGVFLQGLTETIVEIATEGMVALLEGVGASDWAMGLVIDGIFAGIGSVLSFLPQILVLFLFLSIMEDSGYMSRAAFVMDRLLRGFGLSGKSFMPMIMGFGCSVPAIMGTRTIEREKDRVLTIMLIPFMSCGAKLPIHALIAAAFFPNNADTVVFGMYLFGIVMAIICGIILKNVLFKGDHAPFILELPPYRIPSLKSLMIHLWEKAKGFAIKAGTILTASVIIIWFLSNFNFSLQLLPEPNSAESMLGIMASSIKFIFAPLGFVSGPNGWMTVAAILTGFVAKEAVVTTMGQLYTPGLGDALEDSSAESALQASLLASFSPAAALSFLAYMLLTVPCFAAVAALSKEMGSRKYFWLTIAFQLIVSWVGAFMVFHVASLFL